From one Caldithrix abyssi DSM 13497 genomic stretch:
- a CDS encoding GWxTD domain-containing protein encodes MKFKVSLIVLLLGFVSGAAFAQYMGTNQQSGVGLPFFELTYQHRFDADLKHHRLLIMSSHLYDDLTFIKSDTSGFDTQFEMLFAIYDQNENVVMMRTVNRKINVPSFDLTNSREEAVVLKEEFKLPPGEYSLLAKATDLITNKSAKRKIKFTFKEFSDKPVALGSLLFLQSVTQDSSGQVVDYEPTFSNNFTVKAGIFYVYYDVYVKQIGQPVTLRYIFKGEKRRSKKKIVEIDSMITVIPQNHIFSQLFTLKRERLKRNKYLLTVEAIVGNKKAQVSQSFSFFWSTVPSTEEDIDLALHQMSYILNADTLKKYLNASLEEKKAFFERYWKERDPDPTTAKNELKDEYFKRVNYANTYFSTMTQDGWETDRGRILIKFGFPDDIERHPFEIDSPPYEIWQYYTLRKTFLFVDYTGFGDYRLDPRYYDMEYDY; translated from the coding sequence ATGAAATTTAAAGTTTCTTTAATCGTCCTTTTGTTAGGTTTTGTTAGCGGCGCCGCCTTTGCCCAGTATATGGGAACCAACCAGCAGAGCGGGGTAGGCCTGCCCTTTTTTGAGCTTACCTACCAGCATCGTTTCGATGCGGATTTAAAACACCATCGTCTGCTGATCATGTCCAGCCATCTGTACGATGATTTAACTTTTATCAAAAGCGATACCAGCGGTTTTGACACGCAGTTCGAAATGCTATTTGCTATTTATGATCAGAACGAAAATGTGGTTATGATGCGCACCGTTAACCGCAAAATCAACGTGCCTTCGTTTGATTTGACCAACAGCCGGGAAGAGGCGGTGGTTCTGAAAGAAGAATTTAAATTGCCGCCGGGAGAATATTCGTTGCTGGCTAAAGCCACGGATTTAATCACCAATAAATCGGCCAAGCGTAAAATCAAATTTACTTTTAAGGAGTTTAGCGATAAACCCGTTGCGCTGGGCAGTTTGCTCTTTTTACAGAGTGTGACTCAGGATTCCAGCGGGCAGGTAGTCGATTATGAACCGACCTTCAGCAACAACTTTACGGTAAAGGCCGGCATTTTTTACGTTTATTATGATGTTTACGTAAAACAGATTGGCCAACCGGTAACCCTGCGCTACATTTTTAAAGGCGAAAAACGGCGCAGTAAAAAGAAAATTGTTGAGATCGACAGCATGATCACGGTGATACCACAAAACCATATCTTTTCACAATTATTCACGTTAAAAAGAGAACGCCTGAAACGGAATAAATATTTACTCACCGTAGAAGCCATCGTTGGCAACAAAAAAGCGCAGGTTTCGCAGAGCTTTTCTTTCTTCTGGTCAACGGTTCCCAGCACAGAAGAAGATATCGACCTGGCTCTGCATCAGATGTCTTACATCTTAAACGCGGACACTTTAAAAAAATACTTAAATGCTTCGCTGGAAGAAAAGAAGGCTTTTTTTGAACGCTACTGGAAGGAGCGCGATCCGGATCCGACCACGGCTAAAAACGAGTTGAAGGACGAATATTTCAAGCGCGTCAACTACGCCAACACCTATTTTTCGACCATGACCCAGGATGGCTGGGAGACCGATCGCGGGCGCATTTTAATTAAATTTGGCTTTCCCGACGATATTGAGCGCCATCCGTTTGAAATCGATAGTCCGCCTTACGAGATATGGCAGTACTACACGCTGCGCAAGACGTTTTTGTTTGTGGATTACACCGGTTTTGGCGACTACCGTCTGGATCCGCGATATTACGATATGGAGTATGATTATTAA
- the rimO gene encoding 30S ribosomal protein S12 methylthiotransferase RimO: MKKIHVTTLGCPKNIVDSENLLGLLKINQFEIGQTPEEADVLIINTCGFINDAKEESIQAILEALELKKNDPHKKVFVAGCLTQRYRKEIEQEIPEVDAIFGTEEYTEILKALGRGHAAMDTLYRSRLITTPRHYAYLKISEGCNHTCAFCAIPAIRGKHRSKPMEQLVEEARVLAANGAKELIIVSQDTSYYGKDLYGKQSIVELLQRLEEVEGIEWIRVLYWYPTNFPMEVLHWMRESKKLLHYLDLPIQHVSQNVLQKMRRAETRESIENILQTARKLVPDMTFRTTVIVGHPGEREEDFQELLQFVEAFRFDRLGSFLYSDEEGTAAFELTDKVPEQTARERQEQLMELQREISQEKNQRLIGQKYSVLIDEYNAEMNFYLARTYQDAPEIDNEVIILNPSGAELAVGHFAQVEIVDATEYELYAKI, encoded by the coding sequence ATGAAAAAGATTCATGTTACCACGTTAGGCTGCCCCAAAAATATTGTCGATTCCGAAAATTTGCTGGGGTTGTTAAAAATCAATCAATTTGAGATCGGACAAACGCCAGAAGAAGCGGACGTTTTAATCATCAATACCTGCGGATTCATCAATGACGCCAAGGAAGAATCCATCCAGGCCATTTTAGAAGCGCTGGAACTCAAGAAAAACGATCCGCACAAAAAGGTGTTTGTGGCTGGTTGTTTGACCCAGCGTTACCGTAAAGAGATCGAGCAGGAAATCCCCGAGGTGGACGCCATTTTCGGTACGGAAGAGTACACGGAGATTTTGAAAGCCCTGGGTCGGGGACACGCCGCCATGGATACCCTGTACCGTTCGCGTTTAATAACCACGCCCCGCCATTACGCCTATTTAAAAATTTCGGAAGGTTGTAACCACACCTGCGCTTTTTGCGCCATTCCCGCCATCCGCGGAAAACACCGCAGCAAACCCATGGAGCAGCTGGTGGAAGAAGCCCGCGTGCTGGCCGCCAACGGCGCCAAAGAGCTGATCATCGTTTCGCAGGATACTTCCTATTACGGTAAGGATCTTTACGGAAAGCAGAGTATTGTAGAATTGCTCCAACGACTGGAAGAAGTGGAGGGCATTGAATGGATCAGAGTTCTTTACTGGTATCCGACCAATTTTCCCATGGAAGTGCTGCACTGGATGCGCGAGAGTAAAAAATTGCTACACTATCTCGATCTGCCCATACAACATGTGAGCCAAAACGTTTTGCAAAAGATGCGGCGCGCCGAAACGCGGGAGTCCATTGAAAATATTCTGCAAACGGCCAGAAAACTGGTGCCCGATATGACGTTCAGGACGACGGTGATTGTCGGCCATCCCGGCGAGCGGGAAGAGGACTTTCAGGAGTTGCTGCAGTTTGTCGAGGCCTTCCGATTCGATCGGCTGGGCTCCTTTTTGTATTCTGATGAAGAGGGCACCGCGGCCTTTGAGCTGACGGATAAAGTGCCGGAACAGACGGCGCGCGAGCGGCAGGAACAATTGATGGAGCTGCAAAGAGAAATCTCGCAGGAAAAAAATCAGCGGTTGATCGGCCAAAAGTATTCCGTGCTGATCGACGAATACAATGCGGAAATGAACTTTTATCTGGCGCGCACCTACCAGGACGCCCCGGAAATTGACAATGAAGTGATTATTTTGAATCCGTCCGGAGCAGAACTGGCGGTGGGCCATTTTGCGCAAGTTGAGATTGTTGACGCCACGGAATATGAATTGTACGCTAAAATATGA
- the ftsY gene encoding signal recognition particle-docking protein FtsY, with amino-acid sequence MLGKIKQGLKKTRENVFSKLNNVFSAHKKIDEDLLEEIEEILITGDVGVDTTMEIIEHLRQQAKRQKAESPEDLQKILKEELSRQLLAPPEESVTHRPYVVLVVGVNGTGKTTSIAKLAHHYKQQGKNVLLAAADTFRAAAIEQLDIWAQRLGCEIIKHQPGADPAAVVFDALTAAKARNVDYVIIDTAGRLHTKVNLMSELSKIYRVIDKQIPGAPHEVILVIDAGNGQNAVNQAREFVKAVKVNSIFLTKLDGTARGGVVLSIKRQLGIPVKYIGLGEKMTDFELFNPQEFLEGLFAKE; translated from the coding sequence GTGTTAGGGAAAATTAAACAGGGATTAAAGAAAACCAGAGAAAATGTTTTTTCCAAACTGAACAATGTGTTCAGCGCGCATAAAAAAATCGATGAAGATTTATTGGAAGAGATTGAAGAGATATTAATCACCGGCGATGTGGGCGTGGATACGACCATGGAGATCATCGAGCATTTGCGTCAGCAGGCCAAACGGCAAAAGGCGGAATCTCCCGAAGACCTGCAAAAGATTTTGAAAGAAGAGTTGAGTCGGCAGTTGCTGGCTCCGCCGGAAGAATCGGTAACGCACAGGCCTTATGTGGTATTGGTGGTGGGCGTAAACGGCACGGGTAAAACCACTTCCATCGCCAAGCTGGCGCACCATTACAAGCAGCAGGGCAAAAACGTGTTGCTGGCTGCGGCCGATACCTTTCGGGCGGCGGCCATCGAACAACTGGATATCTGGGCGCAGCGTCTGGGCTGTGAGATTATCAAACATCAACCGGGCGCCGATCCGGCGGCCGTGGTGTTCGACGCGCTAACGGCGGCTAAAGCGCGGAATGTAGATTATGTGATTATTGACACGGCCGGACGTCTGCACACCAAGGTGAATTTGATGAGCGAGTTGAGTAAAATCTACCGCGTGATCGATAAACAAATTCCCGGCGCGCCCCACGAGGTCATTCTGGTGATCGACGCCGGCAACGGACAAAACGCCGTCAATCAGGCCCGGGAGTTCGTGAAAGCGGTTAAAGTCAATTCCATCTTTTTAACCAAACTGGACGGAACGGCCAGGGGCGGTGTGGTGCTATCCATTAAACGCCAGCTGGGCATTCCGGTCAAATACATCGGCCTGGGCGAAAAAATGACCGATTTTGAACTGTTTAATCCACAGGAATTTTTAGAAGGGTTGTTTGCAAAAGAATGA
- a CDS encoding UbiA family prenyltransferase: protein MKSANKQTKWLNYLDYFFVLRPMLFYPGWSTLLAGYLIVFKHRWALTPSEWSELDFGLLAVLFVSFALAMGGSFLLNQLADVESDLKNNKLFLISKGHIPRKNAVVEVIVLLALSLVLALAVDWRIFATILIFIVITGYLYNFKPFRFKDKPWWSLWANMAMGFLAFCLGWLAVHQQFSCVLLLDALPYLLFNTALYFYTTLPDVEGDRAAGKKTLAVQFGIKTIVYVAFLFYLAGLISAVVLQDRLALIMVAPALPFFVWTLRLPEVSATIRATKFSILFFALAVCLKIPFYFALMAAGFYFTRWYFKARFQFDYPNFQGKG from the coding sequence TTGAAAAGCGCAAACAAGCAAACTAAGTGGCTTAACTATCTGGACTATTTTTTTGTCTTGCGTCCCATGCTCTTTTACCCGGGATGGTCCACCTTGCTGGCCGGATATTTGATCGTGTTCAAGCATCGCTGGGCCTTAACCCCGTCAGAATGGAGCGAGCTGGATTTTGGCCTGCTGGCTGTTTTATTCGTCTCTTTTGCGCTGGCCATGGGCGGAAGTTTTTTGCTAAACCAGCTGGCCGACGTGGAATCGGATTTGAAAAATAATAAATTGTTTTTGATTTCAAAAGGCCACATTCCTCGCAAAAACGCCGTGGTGGAAGTGATTGTACTGCTCGCTCTGTCGCTGGTTCTTGCGCTGGCTGTTGATTGGCGTATTTTTGCTACCATCCTGATATTTATTGTGATTACCGGTTATTTGTACAACTTTAAGCCTTTTCGTTTTAAGGATAAACCCTGGTGGAGTTTGTGGGCCAACATGGCCATGGGCTTTCTGGCCTTTTGTCTGGGCTGGCTGGCCGTTCATCAACAGTTTTCCTGCGTATTATTGCTGGATGCGCTGCCCTATTTGTTGTTTAACACGGCTCTTTATTTTTACACCACACTGCCCGATGTGGAGGGAGATCGGGCGGCCGGTAAAAAAACGCTGGCTGTGCAGTTTGGCATTAAAACCATAGTGTACGTTGCCTTTCTTTTTTATCTGGCAGGCTTAATCAGCGCCGTTGTTTTGCAAGATCGGCTGGCGCTAATCATGGTGGCGCCAGCGTTGCCTTTTTTTGTGTGGACGCTGCGGCTGCCCGAGGTTTCGGCTACCATCCGGGCCACTAAATTCAGCATCTTGTTTTTTGCGCTGGCTGTGTGTTTAAAAATTCCATTTTATTTTGCGTTAATGGCGGCCGGTTTTTATTTTACGCGCTGGTATTTTAAAGCGCGTTTTCAATTCGATTATCCTAACTTTCAGGGGAAAGGTTAA